The following coding sequences lie in one Lentimicrobium sp. L6 genomic window:
- a CDS encoding response regulator transcription factor, translating into MKIFLLEDDKSFGEVLKAYLEIHKFEVFWVQDGQEAIDKFDESKFDFCILDVMLPNVDGFSVAQSIRSQAPEIPFIFLTAKTLKEDEVKGYELGADDYIKKPFDSEVLIYKIKAILGRKTLKKPTDSHEFEIGIFHFSSMIRELLNTSTEESIKLSPKEAELLRLLLLNLGEVLPREEALKQIWGDDNYFTTRSMDVYITKLRKFLKADSRLQIINIHGSGYRLFLQE; encoded by the coding sequence ATGAAAATATTTTTATTAGAGGATGACAAAAGTTTTGGTGAAGTTTTAAAAGCATATTTAGAGATTCACAAGTTTGAGGTGTTTTGGGTCCAAGACGGACAAGAAGCTATAGATAAGTTCGACGAGTCAAAATTTGACTTCTGCATACTCGATGTGATGCTCCCTAATGTTGACGGCTTCTCAGTAGCACAAAGTATCAGGAGCCAAGCCCCTGAAATTCCATTCATTTTCCTGACAGCCAAAACTTTAAAAGAAGACGAAGTAAAAGGCTATGAACTTGGTGCCGACGATTATATCAAAAAGCCATTTGATTCTGAAGTATTAATTTATAAAATCAAAGCGATATTAGGAAGAAAAACTCTAAAAAAGCCCACTGACAGCCATGAATTTGAGATTGGAATCTTCCATTTTAGTTCTATGATTAGAGAATTACTCAATACCAGCACTGAAGAGAGTATTAAATTAAGTCCTAAGGAAGCTGAACTACTCAGGTTATTATTACTTAATTTGGGTGAAGTATTACCACGGGAAGAAGCCTTAAAGCAAATATGGGGAGATGATAATTACTTTACTACTCGAAGCATGGATGTATATATTACAAAGCTTCGTAAATTCCTAAAAGCTGATAGTCGATTGCAGATT
- a CDS encoding HAMP domain-containing sensor histidine kinase, with translation MNKRKIQIVIIFSIFALLGSIGIQYYWINMLYEQNRVLFDQNVNRALKFAIDALDQQEKLYHIQRSHLNTRNIHRISIEHEIEENAIIFADNEFEHFQEVVISQMLDSMSNNMIIVNANVERELEFYDEKADWEFVNGNGNNIETKIHIKLKNDSIYQSFEAKADSLIQVLEYKTIALRDEKDNIETTIDQLVWEMDEWSKPFMDSIPKKLIQEVIEKSLIEYNIPNQFNFAILDSLSEETVLYSSHDFDKNSFSYFSNLYPYELIPRKQLLALQVNRKQLYLNLSTPITLSIAFTLMLTIGLLLIIKNLLHHRKISEVQSDFINNMTHEFKTPIATISLASDSILNPIILGNKDKVSYFTGMIKKENRRMNRLVEKILQMARLESKELKLEKQTIDVHEVLQNIVENTQIKLEDKGNISSDFQANTFEVLADQVHLINVFYNLLDNAIKYSEEPVQIKIATSNTKYHLSINISDKGKGMNKKELQYIFDRFYRIEAGNVHNIKGYGLGLTYVKAIIEKHGGSIHVKSELGIGSSFEIRLPIKK, from the coding sequence ATGAATAAAAGAAAAATACAAATCGTCATCATTTTTAGCATTTTTGCTTTATTGGGTTCCATTGGTATTCAATATTATTGGATTAATATGCTTTATGAACAAAATAGAGTACTATTTGATCAGAATGTAAATAGGGCATTAAAGTTTGCAATAGATGCACTTGACCAACAAGAAAAACTCTATCATATTCAAAGAAGTCATCTCAATACACGCAACATTCACCGAATTAGTATTGAACATGAAATTGAAGAGAATGCTATCATTTTTGCAGATAATGAATTTGAACATTTTCAAGAAGTAGTGATTTCGCAAATGCTGGATAGTATGAGTAATAATATGATTATAGTCAATGCTAATGTAGAAAGGGAATTAGAGTTTTATGACGAAAAGGCGGATTGGGAATTTGTAAATGGAAATGGTAATAACATAGAAACTAAGATTCATATCAAACTCAAAAACGACTCTATTTACCAAAGTTTTGAAGCTAAAGCTGATAGCCTGATACAAGTTCTAGAATACAAAACTATTGCCCTAAGAGATGAAAAAGACAATATCGAAACTACTATAGACCAATTGGTTTGGGAGATGGATGAGTGGAGTAAGCCTTTTATGGATAGCATCCCAAAAAAATTAATACAGGAAGTGATTGAAAAAAGCTTAATAGAATATAATATCCCCAATCAATTTAACTTTGCTATATTAGATAGTCTAAGTGAAGAGACGGTGCTTTATTCTAGCCATGATTTTGACAAGAATTCCTTTAGTTATTTTTCCAATTTATATCCTTATGAACTGATTCCTAGAAAACAACTATTAGCATTACAGGTTAATCGTAAACAGCTGTATTTAAACCTCTCTACTCCTATTACTTTATCTATTGCTTTCACACTGATGCTGACAATAGGTTTATTACTTATAATTAAAAATCTACTTCACCATCGGAAAATATCTGAAGTTCAAAGTGATTTCATTAATAATATGACACATGAATTTAAAACACCAATCGCTACCATTTCATTGGCTTCTGATTCAATATTAAATCCTATTATTTTAGGTAACAAAGATAAAGTCAGCTATTTCACAGGCATGATAAAAAAAGAAAACAGGAGGATGAATAGGCTGGTGGAGAAGATATTACAAATGGCTAGATTAGAAAGCAAAGAGTTGAAACTCGAAAAACAAACCATTGATGTTCATGAAGTTTTGCAGAATATAGTGGAAAACACACAAATAAAACTTGAGGACAAAGGGAATATTTCTTCTGATTTCCAAGCAAATACCTTTGAAGTATTAGCAGACCAAGTACACCTAATAAATGTATTCTATAATTTATTGGACAATGCCATCAAATATTCTGAAGAGCCTGTTCAGATAAAAATAGCCACTTCGAATACAAAATATCACCTTTCTATCAATATTAGTGATAAGGGTAAAGGGATGAATAAAAAAGAGTTACAGTATATTTTCGATAGGTTTTATAGAATTGAAGCGGGAAATGTACATAATATTAAAGGATATGGATTGGGACTCACCTATGTAAAAGCTATAATAGAAAAACATGGTGGAAGTATTCATGTGAAAAGTGAATTGGGCATAGGTAGTAGTTTTGAAATTCGACTACCCATTAAGAAATAA